Within the Bacillota bacterium genome, the region CGCGTCCAGCCCCTGGGTGACCGCCCGGGCGATCCGCTCGTCGGTGTAGCGCATCCCCCGCTGCCCGTCCGGCTCCAGCATCCCGCGCGGATCGGTCAGGTTGCCATCGGTGATGTCGGGAGCCGTGACCATCATGGTC harbors:
- a CDS encoding c-type cytochrome yields the protein TMMVTAPDITDGNLTDPRGMLEPDGQRGMRYTDERIARAVTQGLDAEGKPLDPIMPRWQLTPDEVRALIAYLGTLR